Proteins encoded in a region of the uncultured Paludibaculum sp. genome:
- the hemW gene encoding radical SAM family heme chaperone HemW: MAGVYISWPFCAQKCTYCNFASGVFPRDLEQQYLDALTREIRSTIWGWRPETVYLGGGTPASMEPEVLSRVLELVPGAPWVEATIEAAPGAISREQVQAWVRLGLNRVSLGVQSFVETELRRTGRKHTARHVAEDVAMLRSEGISEINIDLIAGLPGQTARGWESSLDHVESLDPPHVSVYMLEVDEDSRLGKELLLGGVRYGAMDVPGEQQIVECYEQAVERLAQMGLARYEISNFARPGSESTHNLKYWKLLPYLGFGADAHSFDGRLRWQNVESPAEYAKAGDPRLEPVEAILAEERFFVGLRLMEGVHPTTSEWAEHRAVIEQFVADGLLEADGATLRLTPRGILLSNEVFEEFIHA; the protein is encoded by the coding sequence GTGGCAGGCGTCTACATATCCTGGCCGTTCTGTGCGCAGAAATGCACCTACTGCAATTTCGCCTCCGGGGTCTTCCCGCGTGATCTTGAACAACAGTATTTGGATGCACTGACCCGCGAAATCCGCTCCACAATCTGGGGGTGGCGGCCCGAAACTGTCTACCTGGGCGGCGGAACGCCGGCTTCGATGGAGCCCGAAGTCCTGAGCCGCGTCCTCGAACTCGTGCCTGGGGCCCCCTGGGTGGAAGCGACCATCGAGGCTGCCCCGGGTGCCATCAGCCGGGAGCAGGTCCAGGCCTGGGTTCGTTTGGGGCTGAATCGCGTCAGCCTGGGTGTTCAGTCGTTTGTTGAGACGGAGTTGCGGCGTACGGGCCGAAAGCACACGGCACGGCATGTGGCCGAAGATGTGGCGATGCTGCGATCCGAGGGTATCTCCGAGATCAACATCGACCTGATTGCGGGCCTGCCGGGACAGACGGCGCGCGGTTGGGAAAGTTCGCTGGATCACGTGGAGAGTCTCGATCCGCCGCATGTGTCGGTCTACATGCTCGAGGTCGACGAGGATTCGCGGTTGGGCAAGGAGTTGCTCCTGGGCGGCGTTCGATATGGAGCCATGGACGTGCCGGGCGAGCAGCAGATAGTGGAATGTTACGAGCAAGCGGTGGAGCGGCTGGCGCAGATGGGGCTGGCACGCTATGAGATCTCGAACTTCGCGCGGCCCGGCTCTGAGTCGACCCACAACCTGAAGTACTGGAAGTTGTTGCCTTATCTTGGCTTTGGCGCCGATGCGCATTCCTTTGACGGCCGCCTGCGCTGGCAGAACGTCGAGTCGCCCGCCGAGTACGCAAAGGCCGGGGATCCTCGGCTCGAGCCCGTGGAGGCTATTCTGGCTGAGGAGCGGTTCTTTGTTGGACTACGCCTGATGGAAGGCGTGCACCCCACCACGTCGGAGTGGGCCGAGCACCGCGCGGTGATCGAACAGTTTGTTGCGGACGGATTGCTGGAAGCAGACGGGGCAACGCTGCGGCTGACTCCACGCGGCATTCTCCTTTCCAATGAGGTATTTGAGGAATTTATCCATGCCTGA
- a CDS encoding low specificity L-threonine aldolase, translating into MPDIVIDLRSDTVTRPTPEMRRAMFEAEVGDDVYREDPTVNQLEARAAEIFGKEAALFVPTGTMGNTIAVKCLTEHGQEVICDARGHLLNYELSMTAWFAGCQIRPVHTPDGILTWEAIQREVRPLGPHAANTGCIELENTHNMAGGTIYPQAVIDDICDRAHERGIGVHMDGARIFNAAAAADRGVKEICAKVDTVQFCLSKGLGAPAGSMIVGTRTAMDRARLYRKRLGGGMRQSGILAAAGLIALETMPSRLGEDHANARTLAGKLAEIPGIQVNSAGPVTNIVIFDVSGTGKESSTISAALKQRGVLINGISPTTMRAVTHYDVGTEQCLKAVSTLAEVVV; encoded by the coding sequence ATGCCTGACATAGTGATCGATTTGCGGTCCGATACGGTGACCCGGCCTACGCCCGAAATGCGCCGGGCGATGTTCGAGGCCGAGGTGGGTGACGACGTCTATCGAGAGGATCCCACCGTCAACCAACTCGAAGCTCGCGCCGCGGAGATCTTCGGGAAGGAAGCTGCTCTGTTCGTCCCCACCGGGACGATGGGCAACACCATCGCCGTGAAATGCCTGACTGAGCACGGCCAGGAGGTGATCTGCGACGCGCGGGGGCACCTGCTGAACTACGAGCTCTCGATGACGGCCTGGTTCGCTGGATGCCAGATCCGGCCAGTTCATACGCCCGACGGAATTCTGACCTGGGAGGCGATTCAGCGTGAGGTACGGCCCCTGGGCCCGCACGCCGCCAACACCGGATGCATCGAGCTCGAAAACACACACAACATGGCTGGCGGGACCATCTATCCCCAGGCCGTGATCGACGACATCTGCGATCGCGCCCACGAGCGCGGCATCGGCGTCCACATGGACGGAGCGCGCATCTTCAATGCCGCGGCGGCGGCCGACCGCGGCGTGAAGGAGATCTGCGCGAAGGTCGACACGGTCCAGTTCTGCCTGTCCAAGGGACTGGGCGCGCCGGCCGGGTCAATGATCGTGGGTACGCGCACTGCGATGGATCGGGCAAGGCTCTACCGCAAGCGCCTGGGCGGTGGCATGCGGCAGTCCGGCATCCTGGCCGCCGCCGGCCTGATCGCCCTGGAAACGATGCCCTCGCGACTGGGTGAGGACCATGCGAATGCCCGCACGCTGGCCGGGAAACTGGCGGAGATCCCCGGTATTCAGGTCAACTCCGCGGGGCCTGTCACCAACATCGTCATTTTTGATGTTTCGGGCACTGGGAAGGAGAGTTCTACGATCAGCGCTGCATTGAAACAGCGAGGAGTGCTGATCAACGGCATCAGTCCCACAACAATGCGCGCGGTGACGCACTACGATGTCGGCACGGAACAGTGCCTTAAGGCAGTGAGCACGCTGGCCGAGGTCGTGGTTTAG
- a CDS encoding DUF3341 domain-containing protein, translated as MATKNMAVMATYVSLNDAENALNLLRRAGFRGTDHSLLLSINEGTKDLVHVKSSKAPEGAVAGFVAGAIIGAALAWLLAGGSIHVSYLDGYLAADSALVVLAGLSIGAVLGGLIGTLTGWVVPEYEVRRCTGRRRRGAILLSVHCDSKQWRNQAVSLLRTSGADDIGCVAEAAADFASTDKPMPRSVEHESIV; from the coding sequence ATGGCAACCAAGAACATGGCCGTCATGGCCACCTATGTGTCGCTGAACGATGCCGAGAACGCGCTGAATCTCCTTCGGCGCGCCGGCTTCCGGGGCACCGACCATTCCCTCTTGCTGTCGATCAATGAAGGGACGAAGGACCTCGTCCACGTGAAGAGCAGCAAGGCGCCAGAGGGCGCAGTGGCGGGTTTCGTGGCCGGCGCCATCATTGGAGCGGCCCTTGCCTGGCTTCTGGCCGGCGGCTCCATTCATGTGTCTTATCTGGACGGATACCTTGCGGCGGACTCGGCGTTGGTTGTGCTGGCAGGCCTGAGCATCGGAGCCGTGCTGGGCGGACTGATTGGAACCCTCACGGGCTGGGTCGTGCCGGAGTACGAGGTTCGGCGTTGCACGGGCCGGCGCCGGCGCGGAGCCATTCTGCTCTCGGTGCATTGCGATAGCAAGCAATGGCGCAATCAGGCGGTTTCGCTGCTGCGCACCTCCGGCGCTGATGACATCGGCTGTGTGGCCGAAGCCGCGGCCGATTTCGCTTCCACCGACAAACCCATGCCGCGTTCCGTAGAGCACGAGTCAATCGTTTGA
- a CDS encoding TetR/AcrR family transcriptional regulator, with the protein MVLTMLIHGSPDLGVRGAHPAKSASTGPLSATDWLKHGLSALAAGGPRALRADVLARELGVSRGSFYWHFHSLDDFHAQLLSFWTHIAVDKLIDQHERAGASPQARLKAIVLHAFTTDLRFERAMRAWSLEAERVAMALAEIDARRTAYLSRLLRAAGHHQRSAATRARLMYTAFVGFVVRPVMAHPDGEQLANSILSAVLKRTPTT; encoded by the coding sequence ATGGTACTCACAATGCTCATTCATGGCAGCCCGGACCTGGGTGTCCGTGGCGCGCACCCTGCCAAGTCAGCGTCGACAGGGCCGCTCAGCGCAACTGACTGGTTGAAGCATGGTCTGTCCGCACTGGCTGCCGGCGGGCCGCGTGCCTTGCGCGCCGACGTGCTGGCCCGGGAACTGGGTGTATCGCGCGGCTCGTTCTACTGGCACTTTCACTCGCTCGACGACTTCCACGCGCAGCTTCTCTCCTTCTGGACTCATATCGCGGTCGACAAGCTCATCGACCAGCACGAACGGGCCGGCGCGTCGCCCCAGGCGCGCCTGAAGGCCATCGTGCTCCACGCCTTTACCACCGACCTTCGATTCGAACGCGCCATGCGCGCCTGGTCGCTGGAGGCCGAGCGGGTGGCCATGGCGCTGGCCGAGATCGACGCCCGGCGCACAGCGTATCTGAGCCGCCTGCTGCGCGCGGCCGGACACCATCAGAGGAGTGCCGCGACCCGGGCTCGCCTGATGTACACGGCCTTCGTCGGCTTCGTTGTGCGGCCCGTCATGGCTCACCCGGACGGCGAACAGCTTGCAAATTCCATTCTTTCCGCGGTTTTGAAGAGGACCCCCACAACATGA
- a CDS encoding aldolase/citrate lyase family protein: protein MKPNSVKRALKEGRLQLGTAFAQLRSQDVARILAAAGFDWAFLDGEHGGFDQETLQDLCRIAVKVGLSPIVRVAELQYSLVARALDCGAEGVIFPRVEDPALLEKAVSWTKFPPVGMRGMGLTTMSFDFEPVTIPQMMEHLNREQMVVLQIETVKAFEARDELLSVPNIDAVMIGPVDLTISLGVPGEFEHPKMLATVEKIVESCIAHGVAPGAQARNLPLAQRWKQMGMLFVGCSSETAMLYERGREITTTLR from the coding sequence ATGAAACCCAACTCCGTCAAGCGGGCCCTGAAGGAAGGTAGGCTCCAACTCGGCACGGCCTTCGCTCAACTGCGTTCGCAGGATGTCGCCCGAATCCTGGCCGCCGCCGGATTCGATTGGGCGTTTCTCGACGGCGAGCACGGCGGCTTCGATCAGGAGACGCTGCAGGATCTGTGCCGCATCGCGGTGAAGGTCGGCCTGAGTCCCATCGTACGCGTGGCGGAATTGCAGTACTCGCTCGTCGCCCGCGCGCTCGATTGCGGGGCCGAAGGTGTGATCTTCCCCCGCGTGGAAGACCCGGCGCTGCTGGAAAAAGCGGTTAGCTGGACGAAATTCCCACCGGTGGGCATGCGGGGCATGGGCCTGACGACGATGTCGTTCGACTTCGAGCCCGTCACCATTCCACAGATGATGGAGCACCTGAACCGCGAGCAGATGGTGGTGCTTCAGATTGAAACCGTGAAGGCCTTTGAAGCCCGCGATGAGCTGCTCTCGGTGCCGAACATCGACGCCGTGATGATCGGCCCGGTCGACCTCACCATCAGCCTGGGTGTCCCCGGCGAGTTCGAGCATCCGAAGATGCTCGCAACCGTCGAGAAGATCGTCGAGAGTTGCATCGCCCATGGCGTCGCACCCGGCGCGCAGGCACGTAATCTCCCGCTGGCTCAACGGTGGAAGCAGATGGGCATGCTGTTTGTGGGCTGTAGCAGTGAGACGGCCATGCTGTATGAGCGCGGCCGCGAGATTACGACCACGCTGCGATAG
- the bshC gene encoding bacillithiol biosynthesis BshC has product MRSICIPHTELPGTSALFADYLYRFDRVARFYAHNPHDPDAMKRAAIAAGIPDDRRQKVVTALRKINGETASLAQLELPDTVAIVTGQQVGLFSGPAYTVYKALTAAKLAKQLTDSGIRAVPVFWLATEDHDFQEIQHAWMFDPRQRATRLEATGAGLPGQPVGSIPITSAPVDQLRETLNGFLYADEVLELVDDAYKPGRTFGEAFRHLLQRLLAGHGLIFLDPLEPALREVAAPMLHAAMERREELTRALIARGKELESAGYHAQVLVDNETSLFFKLEGGRRLKLAPGETPSDSSSLSPNALLRPVMQDYLLPTAAYIGGPAELAYLAQSQVLYQTLLGRMPVAVPRSGFTLLDERGHSLMDRFHITLTDCFHGSDALKERIAARLIPESLGSTFEDVTSEIRNSLDRLEGELRNFDPTLGAALSKSRAKMLYQLEKNRRKTSREAMRRNLQVTEGAAHLSGLVFPERHLQERLFSLLPFLARHGFDLIDTLSENVHRGCPDHLLLTV; this is encoded by the coding sequence ATGAGAAGCATCTGTATTCCGCACACCGAACTGCCGGGTACCAGCGCCTTGTTCGCTGACTATCTGTACCGCTTCGACCGCGTAGCCCGGTTCTACGCCCACAACCCCCATGACCCCGATGCCATGAAGCGGGCGGCCATCGCCGCCGGCATTCCCGACGACCGGCGTCAGAAGGTCGTGACCGCCCTCCGCAAAATAAACGGCGAAACCGCCTCACTGGCGCAATTGGAACTGCCGGATACGGTGGCCATCGTCACGGGCCAGCAGGTGGGTCTGTTCTCGGGTCCCGCCTATACAGTTTACAAGGCCCTTACCGCCGCCAAGCTGGCCAAGCAGTTGACCGATTCCGGCATCCGGGCCGTACCCGTGTTCTGGCTGGCCACCGAGGATCACGACTTTCAGGAGATCCAGCACGCCTGGATGTTCGACCCCCGCCAGCGGGCAACCCGGCTGGAGGCGACGGGCGCAGGCCTGCCCGGTCAGCCGGTGGGTTCGATTCCCATCACATCGGCCCCAGTTGACCAGCTTCGAGAGACGCTGAACGGGTTTCTGTACGCCGACGAGGTTTTGGAGCTGGTCGACGACGCCTACAAGCCCGGCCGCACCTTTGGCGAAGCATTTCGCCACCTGCTGCAGCGGCTGCTCGCCGGCCATGGCCTGATTTTCCTCGATCCGCTGGAGCCGGCTCTCCGTGAGGTCGCCGCGCCCATGCTCCATGCGGCTATGGAACGCCGAGAGGAACTCACACGAGCCCTGATCGCCCGAGGCAAGGAACTCGAATCGGCCGGTTACCACGCCCAGGTGCTGGTGGACAACGAAACGTCCCTCTTCTTCAAGTTGGAGGGTGGACGCCGGCTGAAACTCGCGCCCGGCGAGACCCCGTCCGACTCCTCGTCGCTCTCGCCCAACGCGTTGCTGCGGCCCGTGATGCAGGATTATCTCCTGCCCACCGCCGCCTATATCGGCGGACCGGCGGAACTGGCCTATCTCGCCCAGTCCCAGGTGCTGTATCAAACGTTGCTGGGCCGTATGCCCGTGGCCGTGCCGCGCAGCGGCTTCACCCTGCTCGACGAGCGCGGTCATTCGTTGATGGACCGCTTCCACATCACGTTGACCGACTGTTTTCACGGATCCGACGCCCTTAAGGAGCGTATCGCGGCACGCCTGATTCCCGAGTCGTTGGGCTCGACCTTCGAGGATGTCACCAGCGAGATTCGTAACTCACTCGACCGATTGGAAGGCGAGTTGCGCAATTTCGACCCCACACTGGGCGCAGCGCTGAGCAAGAGCCGCGCCAAGATGCTCTATCAACTGGAGAAAAATCGCCGCAAGACTTCCCGGGAGGCAATGCGCCGCAATCTTCAGGTGACCGAAGGGGCCGCGCATCTCAGCGGCCTGGTGTTTCCGGAGCGCCATCTCCAGGAACGTCTCTTTTCGCTGCTTCCCTTCCTCGCCCGTCACGGTTTCGATCTGATCGACACGCTGTCCGAAAACGTACACCGCGGTTGTCCTGACCACTTGTTGTTGACCGTATGA
- a CDS encoding DegT/DnrJ/EryC1/StrS family aminotransferase — translation MSNLALFGGNPVRTKDFPSWPVFDEAEEQALLEVLRGGRWWVFSYGESLEEAQASEGSKVAEFERAFARQQGTRYGVACANGTAALEIALKALGVGAGDEVIVPPYTFVATAAAALAVSAAPIFCDIDYNTLNLDPQRLEQAITPRTRAIIPVHFAGQAADMGAILDIAGRHGIAVLEDAAHAHGAAWNGQGLGTLGRAGTFSFQGSKNMTAGEGGLIITGDRDLAELCGSLVWGGRKLGRPWYEHHRLGWNYRLTEFQAAILLAQLKRLQSQNARRMENGLYLNRQLAQIAGIHPVEVASFATMHSFHLYVFRFNAAEFGIPRDRFLEALQREGIACSAGYMHPLYRNPMFLQHEFHNGGGGRECQIDYAAFRELCPAVERICQEAVWLEHRQLLGDRADMQDIVDAVIKIYEARAEFRPT, via the coding sequence ATGAGCAACTTAGCCCTGTTTGGCGGAAATCCGGTTCGTACAAAGGACTTCCCCTCCTGGCCCGTCTTCGACGAGGCGGAGGAACAGGCATTGCTTGAGGTTCTGCGCGGCGGGCGGTGGTGGGTGTTCTCCTATGGCGAAAGCCTGGAGGAAGCACAGGCCTCCGAAGGGTCGAAGGTGGCTGAGTTCGAACGCGCCTTCGCCCGCCAGCAGGGCACCCGCTACGGCGTCGCCTGCGCGAATGGAACGGCTGCGCTGGAGATCGCGTTGAAGGCCTTGGGCGTCGGCGCCGGCGACGAAGTGATCGTTCCGCCCTACACTTTCGTGGCGACGGCGGCGGCCGCTCTGGCGGTGAGCGCCGCCCCTATTTTCTGCGATATCGACTACAACACCCTCAACCTGGACCCCCAACGACTGGAGCAGGCCATCACGCCACGCACCCGCGCCATCATTCCTGTTCACTTCGCGGGCCAGGCCGCCGATATGGGTGCGATTCTCGACATCGCCGGCCGCCACGGCATCGCGGTGCTGGAGGACGCGGCGCACGCGCATGGCGCGGCCTGGAACGGTCAAGGCCTCGGCACTCTGGGGCGGGCCGGCACCTTCAGCTTCCAAGGCTCCAAGAATATGACCGCCGGCGAAGGCGGCCTCATCATCACCGGCGATCGTGATCTGGCGGAGCTCTGCGGCAGCCTTGTCTGGGGCGGCCGCAAGCTGGGCCGTCCCTGGTACGAGCACCATCGCCTTGGGTGGAACTACCGCCTCACTGAGTTTCAGGCGGCCATCCTCCTGGCCCAGCTCAAGCGCCTGCAGTCACAGAATGCCAGGAGGATGGAGAACGGCCTTTACCTGAACCGGCAACTGGCGCAGATCGCCGGCATCCACCCCGTGGAGGTGGCTTCGTTCGCCACGATGCACTCCTTCCACCTCTACGTCTTCCGGTTCAATGCCGCCGAGTTCGGCATCCCGCGCGACCGGTTCCTGGAAGCCTTGCAGCGGGAGGGCATCGCCTGTTCGGCCGGCTACATGCACCCGTTGTACAGAAACCCGATGTTCCTCCAGCACGAATTCCACAACGGCGGAGGCGGGCGCGAGTGCCAGATCGACTACGCCGCCTTCCGCGAGTTGTGTCCCGCCGTGGAACGCATCTGCCAGGAGGCCGTCTGGCTGGAACACCGCCAGCTTCTGGGGGATCGGGCAGACATGCAGGATATTGTCGACGCAGTGATCAAGATCTACGAAGCCCGGGCAGAATTTAGACCTACATAG
- a CDS encoding ROK family protein: MERLKGKPDRDLCLLQSVVREFGPLSRGRIQEITQIRRSAIPGLVRLLQDQGRLLEAGRVSVRTGRKQVLLRINEASGHVAAVEFDEETVSAGVTDLKPRLLCRITEPTNLQEGSDGLLRQLISCTHRALQESGVDPASLIGVGVADPGLVDSRHGITITSSTIDFWKQVPLKQKFEREFHVPVAVEAKTRAKAVAERVLGSGGNSANMIYVDYGAGIGAGVILDGKLRYGQNCALGEFGHTRTMDGGPACKCGSFGCLEAVAGARAVEARYRQALGEAGLPAVIGPANGAGSLVWSVLEQAARGDKICVNIVAEVGDHLGLGLANLVNLFNPSMVILDTRLGLAGQGLLHQVTQVVKRQALTYTSEHASLRFGSLGDEAGVLGVALIVIDHHFEVPLLKPPKLPQLAKDTAAQGGRG; the protein is encoded by the coding sequence ATGGAACGCCTCAAAGGTAAACCTGACCGCGATCTCTGCCTGCTACAGTCGGTGGTCCGGGAGTTCGGACCTCTCTCCCGTGGCCGCATCCAGGAGATCACGCAGATTCGGCGCAGCGCCATTCCCGGCCTCGTACGCCTTTTGCAGGACCAGGGCCGGCTGCTGGAAGCCGGACGCGTTTCCGTCAGGACTGGGCGAAAACAGGTGCTTTTGCGCATCAATGAGGCATCCGGTCACGTCGCTGCCGTCGAGTTCGATGAAGAGACTGTCTCGGCCGGCGTCACCGATCTGAAACCACGCCTCCTCTGCCGGATCACCGAACCCACCAACCTCCAGGAAGGCAGCGACGGTCTGCTCCGGCAGTTGATCTCCTGCACCCACCGGGCCTTGCAGGAGTCCGGAGTGGACCCCGCGTCGCTGATCGGCGTGGGCGTCGCCGACCCCGGTCTGGTGGACAGCCGCCACGGCATCACCATCACCTCATCGACCATCGACTTCTGGAAGCAGGTTCCGCTCAAGCAGAAGTTCGAGCGCGAGTTCCACGTGCCCGTGGCGGTGGAGGCGAAGACCCGCGCCAAAGCCGTGGCTGAACGTGTGCTTGGTTCGGGCGGCAACTCCGCCAACATGATCTACGTGGACTATGGCGCCGGTATCGGTGCCGGCGTCATCCTTGACGGCAAGCTGCGCTACGGGCAGAACTGCGCCCTGGGCGAATTCGGCCACACCCGCACGATGGACGGTGGGCCAGCCTGCAAGTGCGGTAGCTTCGGCTGCCTGGAGGCCGTGGCCGGTGCGCGCGCGGTCGAGGCTCGCTACCGGCAGGCCTTGGGCGAAGCGGGGCTCCCCGCTGTCATCGGGCCCGCGAACGGCGCCGGCTCCCTCGTCTGGAGCGTCCTGGAGCAGGCCGCCCGCGGTGACAAGATCTGCGTCAATATCGTTGCCGAGGTGGGAGATCATCTCGGGCTCGGCTTGGCCAATCTCGTCAATCTCTTCAACCCGTCCATGGTGATCCTGGACACTCGTCTCGGTCTGGCCGGACAAGGCCTGTTGCATCAAGTTACCCAGGTTGTAAAGCGGCAAGCGTTGACCTATACCAGCGAGCATGCCTCGCTTCGGTTCGGCAGTCTCGGCGACGAGGCGGGGGTGCTGGGTGTCGCACTGATCGTCATCGACCACCACTTTGAGGTCCCGCTGCTCAAACCGCCTAAGCTGCCGCAGTTGGCAAAGGACACGGCTGCCCAAGGAGGGCGCGGGTGA
- the cyaY gene encoding iron donor protein CyaY: MMLTDQEFQQRVDQSLDAVFTKLAAASDDYDFDVDMNNGALTVEFEEPRERFVVSPNSPVKQIWVSAHVQSYKFDWKPEAGAFVLPDSGQTLEDLMVSAIQKRIPDFHL, encoded by the coding sequence ATGATGCTTACCGACCAGGAATTCCAGCAGCGGGTCGATCAATCCCTGGATGCCGTCTTCACCAAGTTGGCCGCGGCCAGCGACGACTACGACTTCGACGTGGACATGAACAACGGTGCCCTTACCGTGGAGTTTGAGGAACCCCGCGAGCGGTTTGTCGTCAGCCCCAACAGCCCTGTGAAACAGATCTGGGTGTCGGCTCACGTTCAAAGTTACAAGTTCGACTGGAAACCCGAGGCGGGCGCTTTCGTCCTTCCCGATTCCGGCCAAACGCTTGAGGATCTGATGGTTTCCGCGATTCAGAAGCGGATCCCGGACTTTCATCTCTAG
- a CDS encoding STAS domain-containing protein, which translates to MSVQIQTREVSGVTVMACVGTITLGESTSLFRNTLRELLKQGSRKILIDLGGVTYLDSTGIGELVGAYTSARNVSAQIKLARLPEKIYNLLQITKLITVFEVFNNEAEAVKSYK; encoded by the coding sequence ATGTCCGTTCAGATTCAGACTCGCGAAGTAAGTGGCGTCACAGTGATGGCATGCGTGGGCACCATCACCCTTGGAGAATCCACCAGCCTGTTTCGCAACACCCTGCGGGAATTGCTCAAACAGGGGTCGAGGAAGATTCTCATTGATCTCGGTGGGGTGACCTACCTCGATTCGACCGGCATCGGTGAGTTGGTGGGCGCCTACACCTCAGCCCGCAATGTCTCAGCCCAGATCAAGCTGGCGCGGTTGCCCGAGAAGATCTACAACCTCTTGCAGATCACCAAGCTCATCACGGTCTTTGAGGTTTTCAACAACGAGGCCGAGGCCGTCAAGAGCTACAAATAG